In Tripterygium wilfordii isolate XIE 37 chromosome 15, ASM1340144v1, whole genome shotgun sequence, one DNA window encodes the following:
- the LOC120016355 gene encoding beta-amyrin 28-monooxygenase-like has translation MDLLSPYLFHFTIFIISLSLVFIWKIKSRPAYNLPHGNKSWPFIGETLEFFLAGKRGEPEKFIDDRTSKYSTDVFRMSMLGNDVAVFCSEDANRFLLSTANKYLKVWLPEASQKAIGATVHDVEKLRSVLPEFLKTDALKHYIPIMDSMAKQHLEADWLPNKEVKALPLLKKLTLALACKLFLNVTAAEDISRIEKPFAALVEGMLSIPINFPGTAYRGALKATKIIHKNILSIIEKRRRELSQHAESVAPDLLTRILLKTDEDGKAAFSEKEIPSMIVALLMASHDTITSAIVFVLKYLAENPSVYSEVLKEQMEIGSSKGPGELLNWNDVQNMKYSWCVGCESLRIAPPSQGNFREAIADFTYQGFTIPKGWKAYWSPYSTHKNPKYFKDPVKFEPSRFQRNPPPPYTYVPFGRGPHMCPGKEFARIGMLVFMHNIVTKFKWQTIIPDEKITFTATIIPAEGLPIRLQPHDN, from the exons ATGGATCTCCTGTCTCCATACCTTTTTCACTTCACAATCTTCatcatttctctttctcttgttttcatttggaaaataaaatcaagaccTGCATATAATCTTCCTCATGGCAATAAATCATGGCCATTCATTGGTGAAACATTGGAGTTTTTCTTGGCAGGTAAACGCGGTGAGCCGGAGAAGTTCATCGATGACAGAACAAGCAAGTACTCAACAGATGTGTTCAGAATGTCCATGCTTGGTAATGATGTTGCTGTGTTCTGCAGTGAAGATGCAAACAGGTTCTTGTTATCCACCGCAAACAAGTATCTCAAAGTCTGGTTGCCAGAAGCCTCTCAGAAAGCTATAGGCGCCACAGTACATGATGTGGAGAAATTGAGGTCTGTCTTGCCTGAATTCCTCAAGACTGATGCTTTAAAACATTACATACCGATAATGGATTCCATGGCAAAGCAACACTTGGAGGCAGATTGGTTACCTAACAAAGAAGTGAAGGCTCTCCCACTCTTGAAAAAGTTGACCCTTGCTCTGGCTTGCAAGTTGTTTCTCAATGTCACAGCTGCAGAGGACATAAGTCGAATCGAGAAGCCTTTCGCTGCTCTTGTAGAGGGCATGTTATCTATCCCAATTAATTTTCCAGGCACGGCATATCGAGGAGCTCTGAAGGCAACGAAAATCATTCATAAGAATATTCTTTCGATTATTGAGAAGAGAAGACGTGAGTTATCCCAACATGCAGAATCAGTAGCTCCTGATTTACTGACTCGGATTCTGCTTAAAACAGATGAGGATGGCAAGGCTGCATTCAGTGAAAAGGAGATACCCAGCATGATTGTGGCCTTGCTAATGGCCAGCCATGACACAATAACCAGTGCCATAGTATTTGTTCTCAAATATCTTGCTGAGAATCCCAGTGTCTACAGTGAAGTTCtgaaag AACAAATGGAGATTGGCAGTTCAAAAGGTCCCGGAGAGCTCCTGAATTGGAATGATGTCCAGAATATGAAGTATTCTTGGTGTGTGGGATGTGAGTCACTGAGGATAGCACCACCTTCTCAAGGAAATTTTAGAGAGGCCATAGCTGACTTCACATATCAAGGATTTACTATTCCTAAAGGATGGAAG GCATATTGGTCTCCCTACTCGACCCACAAAAATCCCAAGTATTTTAAAGATCCAGTGAAGTTTGAGCCTTCGAGATTTCAAAGGAATCCCCCTCCCCCTTACACTTACGTTCCATTTGGGAGAGGACCTCATATGTGCCCAGGAAAGGAGTTTGCTCGTATAGGAATGCTTGTTTTCATGCACAATATTGTGACCAAATTCAAATGGCAGACCATAATTCCAGATGAGAAGATCACCTTCACCGCCACAATCATCCCAGCAGAGGGTCTTCCAATTCGTTTACAGCCTCATGACAATTAA